Proteins co-encoded in one Quercus robur chromosome 8, dhQueRobu3.1, whole genome shotgun sequence genomic window:
- the LOC126696134 gene encoding GDSL esterase/lipase At3g48460-like, whose translation MENSKYLFLQIACFILLLSLSPSYAHNKSHESTPPPTGSQAKVDFKGCFNKVYAFGDSDTDTGNAHNLGDLKSFIGTLFSHAWSPYCSSENSKLSGYRLSNGRLVIDFLCEALNIPHLSAYKGSSANFSGGANFAVAGSTALSSNLFSHFNFSNPLMWKPNPESILTQIDWFHNFVGERECQGKDEATCKSELGNALFWIGQIGGNDYARLFASSIGLAIANKQFTEQAVNHICTLALGLLDKGAKFLVVQGLPPIGCLPLQLATSPSNDRDQNGCSASANLVNTSVGRIARRQAKMGGYTMPSTLVAPADKSDADDANDDDDADSDDEDDGNASSPSDDEMST comes from the exons ATGGAAAACTCCAAGTACTTGTTTCTTCAAATTGCATGCTTCATCCTCTTGTTATCCTTGTCTCCTTCATATGCTCACAACAAGAGCCATGAAAGCACGCCACCTCCTACTGGTTCCCAAGCAAAAGTTGATTTCAAAGGTTGCTTCAATAAGGTTTATGCTTTCGGCGATTCAGACACAGACACTGGAAATGCTCACAACTTGGGTGATCTCAAATCCTTCATTGGCACTTTATTCTCTCATGCTTGGTCCCCATATTGCTCATCAGAGAATTCAAAGTTATCTGGTTATCGACTATCTAATGGCCGCTTAGTCATTGACTTCCTATGTGAAGCTCTCAACATACCCCACTTGTCAGCCTATAAAGGCTCTTCCGCAAACTTCTCAGGTGGTGCAAACTTTGCAGTAGCCGGATCAACGGCTCTTTCAAGTAATCTCTTCAGTCATTTCAATTTCAGTAATCCCCTTATGTGGAAACCAAATCCAGAGAGTATCTTAACTCAAATTGATTGGTTCCATAACTTTGTTGGGGAGAGAGAATGCCAGGGAAAAGATGAGGCTACATGCAAATCAGAGCTTGGGAATGCTCTCTTTTGGATAGGTCAGATTGGTGGCAATGACTATGCTCGTCTTTTTGCCTCTTCCATTGGCCTTGCTATTGCCAATAAGCAATTCACTGAGCAAGCTGTTAATCACATCTGCACACTTGCATTG GGGCTATTGGACAAGGGTGCAAAGTTCCTTGTGGTTCAAGGGCTACCACCAATAGGGTGCCTTCCATTGCAATTAGCAACATCTCCCTCAAATGATCGTGATCAAAATGGGTGTTCAGCGAGTGCCAACTTG gTGAACACTAGTGTTGGACGCATTGCTCGACGCCAGGCTAAGATGGGTGGTTATACCATGCCTTCCACTCTTGTGGCCCCTGCGGATAAGAGTGATGCTGATGatgctaatgatgatgatgatgctgattctgatgatgaggatgatggcaATGCTAGCTCACCCAGCGATgacgagatgtctacttga
- the LOC126696133 gene encoding GDSL esterase/lipase At3g48460-like, giving the protein MENSKYLFLQIACFILLLSLSPSYAHNKSHESTPPPAVSQAKVDFKGCFNKVYAFGDSDTDTGNAHNLGDLKSFISTLFSHAWSPYCSSENSKLSGYRLSNGRLVIDFLCEALNIPHLSAYKGSSANFSGGANFAVAGSTALSSNLFSHFNFSNPLMWKPNPESILTQIDWFHNFVGERECQGKDEAACKSELGNALFWIGQIGGNDYARLFASSIGLAIANKQFTEQAVNHICTLALGLLDKGAKFLVVQGLPPIGCLPLQLATSPSNDRDQNGCSASANLVIKGHNNLLQKRLVEIQTQYKDSMILYIDYYNAFKTILEKHTQYQFEEPFKACCGAGGGPFNYQPKLPCGAFGTSNCKNSSTHINFDGVHLTENMHLHLSDLFFNQGFCTPSFADLIKKKKGQY; this is encoded by the exons ATGGAAAACTCCAAGTACTTGTTTCTTCAAATTGCATGCTTCATCCTCTTGTTATCCTTGTCTCCTTCATATGCTCACAACAAGAGCCATGAAAGCACGCCACCTCCTGCTGTTTCCCAAGCAAAAGTTGATTTCAAAGGTTGCTTCAATAAGGTTTATGCTTTCGGCGATTCAGACACAGACACTGGAAATGCTCACAACTTGGGTGATCTCAAATCCTTCATTAGCACTTTATTCTCTCACGCTTGGTCCCCATATTGCTCATCAGAGAATTCAAAGTTATCTGGTTATCGACTATCTAATGGCCGCTTAGTCATTGATTTCCTATGTGAAGCTCTCAACATACCCCACTTGTCAGCCTATAAAGGCTCTTCCGCAAACTTCTCAGGTGGTGCAAACTTTGCAGTAGCCGGATCAACGGCTCTTTCAAGTAATCTCTTCAGTCATTTCAATTTCAGTAATCCCCTTATGTGGAAACCAAATCCAGAGAGTATCTTAACTCAAATTGATTGGTTCCATAACTTTGTTGGGGAGAGAGAATGCCAGGGAAAAGATGAGGCTGCATGCAAATCAGAGCTTGGGAATGCTCTCTTTTGGATAGGTCAGATTGGTGGCAATGACTATGCTCGTCTTTTTGCCTCTTCCATTGGCCTTGCTATTGCCAATAAGCAATTCACTGAGCAAGCTGTTAATCACATCTGCACACTTGCATTG GGGCTATTGGACAAGGGTGCAAAGTTCCTTGTGGTTCAAGGGCTACCACCAATAGGGTGCCTTCCATTGCAATTAGCAACATCTCCCTCAAATGATCGTGATCAAAATGGGTGTTCAGCGAGTGCCAACTTGGTAATAAAGGGTCACAACAATCTTCTCCAGAAGAGGTTGGTTGAAATTCAAACCCAATACAAAGATTCTATGATCCTATATATTGATTACTACAATGCATTCAAAACAATACTGGAAAAGCACACACAGTACCAGTTTGAAGAACCCTTCAAGGCATGTTGTGGTGCTGGGGGAGGACCATTCAACTATCAACCAAAACTCCCTTGTGGAGCTTTTGGCACCTCTAATTGCAAGAACTCCAGCACCCATATTAACTTTGACGGGGTCCACTTGACTGAAAATATGCATTTACACCTCTCTGATCTCTTCTTCAACCAAGGCTTTTGTACACCATCATTTGCAGATCtgattaagaagaagaaaggccAATATTAA